The genomic region GGAAAATTTGGCGCAGGACTATTACCATCCACACCATGACATGATGCACACACCTCAGCTGCTTTGCTTTTACCTGCTTCTATATCAGCCGCCATTACTTGACTTGATATCATCAAGGCCGCTGCACTTACTGCAGCGATTACATAATTCTTCATAATTCGTTCCTTGCGTAAATGACTTAATTAATTTTTAGAATAATAAGCAGCGAAATCTTTGAAATCCTGTTCCGATAGCGTTTTAGCCAAACCGGTCATAGTCGGGTGGCTGCGTGTACCATTTTTGTATCCTTCCAATGCCTTAACGATATATTCCGCATGTTGTCCGCCCAGTTTTGGAACGCTGTAAGCACTTGGAAAAGCTGTTCTATACCCTGGAATTCCGTGGCAACCCTCACACATTGAAAGCTTGTCCTTTGCCGCCGCTGCATCCCCTTCTGCTTGAGATACGCCTGTAAATGCCAAGAGCATACTCATGGCAAGTAATAAATTCATAATCAATTTGTGTTTCATCTAATCCTCCTTCTCTCAAAAGTTGAACTTTAAACGATACGCTCGGTTTGGTCAATGAAAAGTATAAGTATGTCCATGTTGTTTATAGGGAAATGGTGATCTCAGGTACAAAAATTTGCAGCAGATTTTGATTCCAATTCTTCCCATCTTGCGAAGCAGTCCGCCAGCTCTTTTTCAATCGCAGCAAGGCGTAATTGTAATGCTTTCGCTTCATCCGGATAATCACGATAGGTTGTTGGTTCATTCAAGCGTAAAACTATATTCGCTTGTTCTTGCTCCAAGGCCTCTATTCTAGCAGGTAATGCTTCAAGCTCCCGGGTTTCCTGATAGCTTAATTTTTTAGCTCGAACGGAGTTGGATGACTTTGAAATTTTAATTGGTGAAGTATCTAACCGGTTGGATAATATTTTCGGCTGATTGACATTGTCTTCGAACTGTTTTGTACGCACCCAATCTTCATAACCGCCGACATATTCACATAATTTTCCATTCCCTTCGAATGCAATTACTTGTGTGACCACATTATCAAGAAATTCGCGATCATGACTGACCAGAAACAACGTACCCGTATATTCCTGCAGCAAGGCTTCCAGTAACTCCAGCGTTTCGATATCCAGATCATTGGTGGGTTCATCTAACACCAATACATTGGCCGGGCGTGTAAATAATCGAGCCAATAAAAGTCGGTTACGTTCTCCGCCGGATAGTGATTTGACCGGTGAACGGGCACGCTCCGGAGGAAATAAAAAATCCTCCAAATAACTGATGACGTGCTTACGTTTACCGTTAATCTCGATAAAATCCGCCCCTTGACTGATGGTGTCGGTCAGAACCATTTCTTCATCAAGCTGCTCACGCATTTGATCGAAATAAGCAGCTGACAGCTTGGTTCCTTGTTGAATTTCTCCGGAATCCGGCAGTAATTCACCCAAAATTAATTTTAACAAGGTCGATTTTCCAGCGCCATTGGGGCCCAATAATCCCACTCGGTCACCGCGCATGATTCGGCAAGAAAAATCTTTGATAATTACTTTATCGCCATAACTTTTATTCACCAGCTTCAATTCAGCAATCAGCTTTCCCGAACGCTCGCCAACATCGACATTAATATTGGCTTTACCGACTTTTTCTCTTCTTGCTGCACGCTCTAGCCGTAATGCTTCCAATCTTCGTACTCTCCCTTCATTGCGTGTACGTCGTGCTTCTATGCCTTTTCGTATCCAGATTTCCTCCTGTGCCAGTATCTTATCGAATTTTTGTTGATGTACCGCTTCAACTTCGAGCATTTCCACTTTCTTATGCTGATAATCCTTGAATTTTCCGGAAAAATTTTCCAGGTTTCCACGATCCAATTCGGTAATTCTGGTTGCCACATTATCCAAAAAACGACGATCATGTGTAATAAATAAAACACTGCCAGCAAAATTCTGCAATAATCCTTCCAGCCATTCAATTGAAGAAAAATCCAAATGATTGGTGGGTTCATCCAGCAATAGCACATCCGGTGATATCACCAGTGCACGCGCTAACGCCACACGCTTTTTCAAACCACCGGAAAGATGTTCAATCAAAGTATCTGCAGGCAGATTCAGCTTATCGATTACCGCTTCTATTTTTGCTTGTAGATTCCACCCGTCTTCCACTTCCAAGGCACTTTGCAGATCCTGCAACTGAATCAGCAATGCTTCAGTATCATCTGTCGTTTCACTCAACGCATGCGAAACAGCATGATAATCCAGCAGGATCTGACTAATGTTGCCTAAACCAATTGAAACTTCCGAATACACCGTATTAACAGGATTCAACAACGGTTCTTGTGAAACGTAAGCCAGCTTTAAATTGGGTGCATACCAAAGTTTACCGTCATCCAATTTGATTTCTCCCGCCAATACACGCAGCAAGCTTGATTTACCTCCGCCGTTTCTGCCAATTAATCCTACACGCTCCCCTGGATCCAGTTGCAAATTTGCATGATCGAGCAAAGCATGATGGCCAAAAGCCAAACAGGCGTTTTCCAATGTAATGAGCGGCATCGGTACGGGTTACTTTTTACAGGGATGTTGGATTTTGCTATTCGGTAACTAATTAATAGGGGAAGGATTTTGTCATGCTTTAAGCGGCTTGGCAAAAATGGTTTAAAAAATGGAGCCTACAGGCTCCATTTTTTATTCACAACTCAAAATAAATCAAATTACTCGATTGCCGACACATTAATCTTTTTCGGCAACACTGCTTCACGTTTCGGAATAACCACTTCCAACACGCCGTGTTTTGACGAAGCGGAGATCGCATCGGCATTCGCAGTATCCGGTAAGCTAAAACGCCTGTAGAATGAACCGTAAGTCCGTTCCACACGC from Nitrosomonas ureae harbors:
- a CDS encoding c-type cytochrome, with amino-acid sequence MKHKLIMNLLLAMSMLLAFTGVSQAEGDAAAAKDKLSMCEGCHGIPGYRTAFPSAYSVPKLGGQHAEYIVKALEGYKNGTRSHPTMTGLAKTLSEQDFKDFAAYYSKN
- a CDS encoding ATP-binding cassette domain-containing protein; this encodes MPLITLENACLAFGHHALLDHANLQLDPGERVGLIGRNGGGKSSLLRVLAGEIKLDDGKLWYAPNLKLAYVSQEPLLNPVNTVYSEVSIGLGNISQILLDYHAVSHALSETTDDTEALLIQLQDLQSALEVEDGWNLQAKIEAVIDKLNLPADTLIEHLSGGLKKRVALARALVISPDVLLLDEPTNHLDFSSIEWLEGLLQNFAGSVLFITHDRRFLDNVATRITELDRGNLENFSGKFKDYQHKKVEMLEVEAVHQQKFDKILAQEEIWIRKGIEARRTRNEGRVRRLEALRLERAARREKVGKANINVDVGERSGKLIAELKLVNKSYGDKVIIKDFSCRIMRGDRVGLLGPNGAGKSTLLKLILGELLPDSGEIQQGTKLSAAYFDQMREQLDEEMVLTDTISQGADFIEINGKRKHVISYLEDFLFPPERARSPVKSLSGGERNRLLLARLFTRPANVLVLDEPTNDLDIETLELLEALLQEYTGTLFLVSHDREFLDNVVTQVIAFEGNGKLCEYVGGYEDWVRTKQFEDNVNQPKILSNRLDTSPIKISKSSNSVRAKKLSYQETRELEALPARIEALEQEQANIVLRLNEPTTYRDYPDEAKALQLRLAAIEKELADCFARWEELESKSAANFCT